In Mugil cephalus isolate CIBA_MC_2020 chromosome 7, CIBA_Mcephalus_1.1, whole genome shotgun sequence, the sequence GGCCTGGCCGCGCTCGGGGCCGCCAGCCTCACCATCGGAGCGTACCTCACGCAGAAGTGAACACAGGGCCCTCCTCCTGTGTCGGCTCGACTCCGTTTCTcgacatcctcctcctcttcctcgcgcCTCTCCTCGTTTCCCTCTTTTAAAGAACGCCCCTGACCCCTCAGAGACAACCTTCAAGACTGCTCTGAATCTGGCTCTCTTCAAAGCCTCTCCTTCGCCTtctcccaccccacccccccaccaccccaccccaccccattcATGTCAAAACAGACACGTATAAAGACAAGTGAAGGAACCAGAGGCGCGCCGAGCAAAGGGGCGTCTGGAAAGGAGGCGTCTTAGATGTAATCGCACTAAGCTGAGGAGAAACGAGGAGGAATTAGTGGCATGCTTCttttcgttttctttctttttttctttttttttgcctgcttCTATACTAGATATAGCATGAACGTCGAGTGTTAGTGTAGACCTTGCATGTGTGGGACCTCTGTCTGGAGGCATTGATGGCGGGGGCGAGAGGACGCCGCCGCCTGAGAGGAGCGGCCCCCTGCTTGTTAGGGTGAAGGACCGCGTTTGAACTGTGGACTCCAGTTACTCCATCACCCGGTCCTTCAAAGGACTTCCTCCACAGAACAGCTGCTCAGAATGTATAATGGAAACAGCTCGCTGCAACCAGCGCATCGTGTGTCTATTGCTTTCGCACCATTATGCGGCGTGGGGCCCCCCCGGGCCCGAGACGATGGGCTCATCTCaagctgagtttttttttttttttttttttgtggagtttTGCAAAGCAAACTGAGTGGTCTGCACGCAAAAGATTATTCTGAGAGGAGCGTGGAGCGCAGCACAACAGAACGAGGTGAAACAAACTGCATTTCGCATTTCAAGGAGGTAGGCCTCTGCCGCGTGAACAGTAAGTCCGAGGGGGCAAAGTAACTCCTCAAGCAAATTGTGTACGTGATCACCCCGTGGCTAAATTATTCCCTGTTAAAGTAAATCCTTCTCTATTAGCGCGCTCTAAAAGCTACCAGTTTATTTTCTACCTCTCTTGCACCTTTTTCCCCCTCACCGCTGCTGCCGCCCCTCCTCTCCACTGAGTCCACTGAATCGTTTGGGCTCGCCCAGGTTTCAGAGCTGAAGCTGTCGACGGGGTCAAACAGACGCTCGGTAATCGACAAAAGACGGTTGTTGTTGACGTGGGCTCAGGCGAACTTGCTCGGGCCGCAGATGACCGAGTGGAAACTACGGCAGCAGTGTTTCAGCTCGGGACTCGAGCCAGCCGGCCGGTCCCCGTGTGCTGGAACCTGAGCTGTCCCTTCTCTCGGGCCTGCAGATGCATCCAGTCATCGATTTTCTTCCTCTCAGCctgttttattgatgtttgtcttgtgttgcaGTCAGATCGAATCATTGTGGCAACGCTCCTCGCAGGCTCCGAAATATTTCATtgtacagcatttttttttttggaaaagtgattttctttctttttttttaaatctccaacTTCTTTGTTGCGCGGATGAAAGAtcttaaacatatttataacaGTACAGGCGCCAGGAGATGAGAACTAACAACAAAGAGGTTGCATTTTCTATTTATGCAGAGGTACCAGATCACAGATTTtacttctttccttcttttttttttctttctataaaATCACACTGTAACTACATTTGTTTTTCCCGGCTGCTATcataacaagaaaaagaaatttctttttttgttttgtctgtgtcgTATTAATACTGGCTTAAGGCTGCTATACGGTcgatttttaaacttttactcACAGCTTAAACTGCCACAACTCTACAGTTTAGTCCTTAGAGAGCTGGAAACCAAAGTTAACCCGTattaatctttaatttaaagtaGCTCGACGAGAACACGCCGCGTGGCTTCAGTTCACTGAGCGTCTGTCCGGTGAGGTCTGCTGGTGATCTCTCCGCGGAGGGTTTGTCTAGTGTTACTGTACTATATCAGCTTGTCAACGTTGTGCTCCGATGATGACTCTATCTGTAAGAGGTTGACCTGGCAGACCCAAaacctttattaaaaaaagaaaaggaaaaaaaaaacacccagttCTCATCACAGCAGCTTAAGGTGTGTGGTGTATCCCAGTGAAGTGTATGTAAGAAGCAGATGGTGATTCGTAAGCAGGAGTAGGAACAGTTTAACAGCAAtatactgtaatttttttttttttttaatatatatattatctgtTCATATATGAATGTATGGTTGCTGTACTGTTTAGGTCTATAATCACAATCTTGTAGCACTTAAAAAAAGTGAATTGTGTCTTGTTTACTGCTATATCCACGATAAGCTAGCGGGATCATATTGTTCCTAATAAATCAGATTTCTCAGCAGTCCAAATTCATGCTGTGTTtgcttcttcgtcttcttttttttgtgtgtgtgtgtgttttattgattcGCTGCTTCAAGCTTGTCAGCGAGGCTAAAAGAGAATAAGAGATGCTTAGGTGCAGGCGAGTGAACCTCTTTTGATTATCTGTTATCTATCACagatttcttcttctatctatcttcttctgtgtgtgtgtgtgtgtttgaggctgCTTGTGGTAACGCGACAGTCTCCTTGTGAAAGGCCCCGTGCAGAAAGAGGGCGAGCCGCACCCCGTCAGACTTCAAAGCTGTCCCCAAACCCTACACTTGTCAGGCTCCCTCCTCGGGCTCCGTGCGCTGCTAAACACGAGCGCAAAAACCCACTCAAATGCCCTGCGGCCAGGTTTTTGTACGACTccctcccccgtccccccgcttctcctccacctcccgcCTCTGTTCTGATCACACTTGTCTTCAAAGGCCGCAGCACTCCCCGGCTGCTCGGTGGAATTTGAGCAAAGCATGATGCAGTAAAACTAATGTTGAAAGAGTTGAGTGGGTGCAAGAAAATGAGGGATGAGAAAGtgcgcgagagagagagagagagagtgtacGGATACATATCCCCGAGGAAGCCGGCAACGGAGAGGGAAGTTCATTTGGGCTGaggcccccctccccacacacacacacatacgcacatacacacaatcccactcctctctccctctctgtctcccactCTCCATGCATATAAAATGCATGACACGCTCTGAAGAAGGAATTTTAAATCAAGACTTTCAAAAGAGAGTCCAGTGTGGGTGGAgatgctgaatgtgtgtgtgtgtgtggaaagaaaaggagaaagatgggcagtgggaagaggaggaggaggacgaggaggagggtggaTATATAGTGAGGCCTGGGTGCCTCTTCTGCTTTAGGGCTACAAGGTGTAAAGGAGGCTTTCCCAGAGCTGGCTCTCACAGGGGAGATTGGGAGATCAAAGCAGATTGTCTGGGGTGAGTCTGGTCCAGTTTTTAGCCCTCATTTGGAAGTCCATCAGATCCGCAGCACCTCATTTGGGGCGCAACTCTTCCTGCTGAAATCAGGCAATTTCCCCCCTTCCCGAAAGAGACGCGCTGCTCGGAAATCATTAATTTTAAGTGTAAATATTCAATGAGGTGAGAGGTGCTTCCTTCTCCACGCTAAGATGGGACCAAGTGCAGAAACTGATTCTGGGTGAAGGCTCACGCTGCTCGAAGGGAGTGCTACAGTGTCACCTTGTGGCCGCCGCGCTCTCTTGCTCCGGCGGCGCATGAGACGTCAACCCCCCAATAAATGACGAGGAAAAAGGATGAATCGAAAAACTCTCGATCTAACGGGAGCGACAGCTGATTTGACCGAAGCAGGGGCATCTGCAAATGTGGAGGGGGGGGCGAGCTCTCAGCTGCCGCGGTGatcagctgaaatgaaaaaccATTCTTTTCCCGGCGCCCTCTGGCACACATGGCTGCTGCCTATCCCTATTCTAAAATATCCTCGGGGCAGCATGCCACGCAGAGGAAAAAGGCTGAAGGCTCAGCAGCTTTCAGCTTTGGTGAGCAGTGACGGGCGGCGTGTGTTTTGGCAGGGCAGAGACGTCGAGGAGTGAAAAGATGTGCGAGATGAACGTCTGAATCTCACATGAGAGGGTAATGAGCGGGAAGGAGGATGTGGAAAGAGTGCGTGGTGATTACCAAATGCTCAACCCAAACCATTACAGAGTTAAAGTGAGAGATCTCCTAAAGTCTGGATGTttagtgcacacacacacacacacacaccatgacatgtttttaaattgGTCGGGTGAAGAtgctttttcagttgttttggcTGAGGAAACTATTGCAACACTGTTGCTGAAGTCCTTCATGGAAAGTGTTAGTAGTGAGGTTGGGTGTTTGACAAACACGGAGTTAAAGATTGAAGCCGAGTTTATGGCGATCTGTGCAAGTTTGGCTCGGAGTAAACAGCTGTCAGGTCTGCTCCAGCGTGTCAGAAATATCCATGTAATGTTCATCTACAGGCCTACAGATGTGcaacaacaggatgttgttggtggggggtcctgtgggtggaggggatcatcccactgatacttgatcagtttgggatctagtgagtttggaggccatgtcaacacctcttgatgttcatgttttttttttgttcctgaactgtttttgtgtgtgtgtctgtgtccggctgcatcctgctgccatcatggagtgtcattgctgtggggtgggggtgcgtggtctggtctaggtggcggTACACCCAGgtttacaaaataaacactacaaTTTAACAAGATCACAGGTTCTATTCACTTAactggttggtggttttaatgttttggctgatggGTATGCATGTTTTAGGAGAAACTATGAAGCAACATCACGCATTCTTGACATCACATACAGAGTGGAAAAATAATCacaacaatgataaaaaaaaaaacaaaaacaggaacacaGATTTAAAGTACATTCAGTGTCCGTTTATTTTTCCGCAtccagaaaaatagaaaaaagtaaaacaaagaacATTCATACTGCTGAAGTGTAGTTTCTCATGCTTGcacatttacagtacatgttGATCCGACATGTTTCTCTGAActatatttacaaaaataacatgaaaactgcagtctctttcaacacattcgTAAAAATAAAGCTTTCTGTGACACGTTTCCCGAAAACGATCCTATTTACAGTCAAAGATGGAGATGAGTCCTGTCGAGCTAGAGCCGAGATGACCGCGCCGCTTTGCACGTTAGAGTCACCGATTATCTGAAACACGAAAGCCGCTGAAAATAAACGAAAGAGCAGTTGAAATAGCGTTTTAAATCCAGCAGAAACCTTTGCGCCACGGAGACTGTTAAGCCCTCGTGACGCAAAAGCGAGAGATCTCTTTTCCTCTTGCTGACAGTATTAACGTAGTTAGATTTACTTCTGCGTATTTGTGCCGAGACAATGTGATACTTCTGTTCAGAATAAGACAGATTTAGCAGAAAGTCTTGAGACTTCTGATATGGTTTAGACTTTAACTCCAAAAAATGCACCCAAACTAATGAAAACCTTAAGAAATTTGCCCCCAACTTCACTATTACAACTTCAAACTTGTTTATAAGGCCTAATAATTGCACTCATTACATGAGGGCAGGGGAAACAAACAGGTACAGATAAAGATTGGGCATCGAGTGCTTGATATTGGCACCAGCAAATTTTCCTTTAGTCGCAAAATGGCCTCTTTGGAGGTGAAGTGAAGTTTGCTATCAAACCAAGTAAGTTGCATCGGTTTATCGTCATCGTTCCTGGAGGTGACAACattcataaaaatgttaaatcatGCAGTGATTCCAGCATGattttaacaacacaacacaaaacaccaaattcaTCAGAACCCGTCTCGAATGTCTCACCTTTCCCTGGAAGGCGACCATAATGTATCTGCTCGTGTGTTTGCTCGCTCTGTCATGAATGTGTAACGTGCGTGCGTCTGATCAGTgttcaaacaaacaagaaataaattcagaaaAATCAATCCTCAGTGCAGAAGTCCACTTCAATCTGCTGCCTTAGCTCTTTGGATTCCCGGCCGTTACAGTGCGTCGGTTGCAGGCGGCTCTGGGACCTTCAGACCGGCTCCGCTCAGCCTCACGCCCCCCCTACCTAAAACTTTCCATTTGTTTACTCCCATCACACCTCCATTTCAGCTGACGCTCTCCGCTCTCATTCAGTCAGGCTCTCCTCCTTACAGGCatctggggaggaggaggagaagaaacagaaagttaaAACTCAACCCGGactagatttaaaaaataacaactgcaGCACATTTAGGATTGGAGGCTGGAGTTAATACTGctattgaattgtgttgtacAGATCCACgcttctattattttgaccaaccccattttagtctcTTTGGGCTGAATAACAGAAAGCGTGGACATCTGTGTCTAAACTGACCTTCCAAACCCATTTATCATTCTTTTTGAACCTCTGCCTCGCTGGACTTTGTTCAGAGCCAATATGAAGATACTTGACTTAAGTCGAGTCAATGCACAAATATAAACAGTGATATAAACATGTCAATAATTTTCTGAGTTATAGATAAAAACAGAGAATTTATGAAGTGACCTACACTTCAATCACTATCCGTGCAAGCGTACTTTCTCTAAAGTGTATCAATATGAATGCAGAGCAAAACGTAGCTACATCTAGCGTGAGCCAAGCATCAGCTGAGCAAAATACAGAACACAAACAACTGTACACGTCTCTGGATCATGTGACGGTTACTGTCGTCCTGCAACATTAACAAGTTTCAGAGATGTGTTTAAAACAAACCGAGCTCCAGCAACAGttccttaaataaaacatgacaacatCACGTTCTCTGCAGCAAGTAACTCTCACTGATAACCACACTGGTAGAAGacacatgtatatacagtatgtttgtaCGAATATGCTGATCTGCCTGAAGATGGATAGGAAGTTCAGCTCTTGCTCCTGTTAACGACCCCTCAAACAATCTCTTGAGGCAGAGATTCTCAAAGTGTGGTTGTCTCTGGGGGGTGCATGAGATAAAATATGTAACGGTAGCTGTATAAACGCACCTGCAGCAAAAGCTCAAACTGAACACATtctccattctcctctttccaaaacacacacaataatttGTGACCTTAGCTCGTACTTTTGTTATGTGTTCTTATATATTGTGTCCGACTCTCTGTGCTGCCTCTTGTAAATGAGAAATTGTTCTCAATTGTCTGACCTGTGTAAACAAAGGTACAATCAATCAaataatagtgataataataataacaacagtaataataataataataataaaaactagcTTGTGGCATTATTCATTTTTCCAAATGTACTAACGGGCTGAAATGAGGAAAGCTGTCAGGTGGGATATCTGGAGCCACAGTTagtgatgaaggaggagaggaaccaagagagagggaggaatcAGAGGCAACGGAGGAGAGAAATGCAACGGATCCGGGAGAAGAAAACGAGCGAATCCGAAACGAGAGAAATCAAATTACTGGTGTTCTAATTTTATTTCCACAACCGCTGCCTTATGATGAGGGGGTTGTGTTCGCTCCACGGTCATATAACGTTGCTGCAATTTTTGTTTAAAGCGGCTGAAAATATCATAAAATTTCCCCCCACTTATCTGAGCCTGTCATCCATCTTCTCTGCTCTTAAAAGTGGAAGCTTTCTTGCATCACACTGGAAATGTTACAGTGTTTCAGTTTAACTCCAATACAAGAGCACACTGATTATTTTGTTACATGTGTGTTCACATGATTAAACACAGTGCCTTTAATGTGGCTGTAAAAAAGCTTCTTTTTCTGTGGGTGCATCAACCTGGTTGGGACATAAAAGGGGGTGCAGAGGCAAAAAAGTTGGGTATTTGTGAGGTGAACTCCTGGTTGAACTCCTGGTTGAACAGCACAGGACCGTATGTATGGTAGATGGGAGTAGAGCAGTCAAAGGTGTTTTTGATCCTGTCTGAATTGAGCCATGAATGAAACACACATCGTGTCAGAGTGATGTCAGAGTTTCGAGTGAAACAGTTGAAACCCACGACCGTACACAGACTACACACCCAAGAGTTGAGTAACTGACATCATCTTAACTTTCTCTCcacaacagagagacacaacgcaacacaacgcaCAGAGCCGCTGAAGACTTTCAAGTCTGAACGACAGAGAGAACAATAGAGAGATGAAACAATAGGTAGAATAGATAAAAGAAGGATAAAAAAAGTAGAACAGTAGATAAACAGATTGAATAGATAGAACAATAAACGAACAGACAGCACAATAGACAAAGAGGTAAAATGAGAATAGATCAAAAGATCAACATTATCTTTTAAATTGATAAACATACTGCATGTGTGATTCATGGCACAATTCAAAGAGGCTCAAACGTGTTTGTCTCTCACTGCTGACTACATACATATTTGTTCTTCAAGCTCAAATAGCTCAACGTGCCTTTCCCACACATGCCACGATTCAAAGAACAAAGCAAGGAGCCTGCGCCGACTTCCCTCCACCTCACGTCTGCCGACATGTTGCGTACTGTATTTTAGCGCATGAGGCGGAGAGAGTCAGTGTGTGCATCGACCAGCAGCGTGTTTTCTATCACTCCTTGAGCTCCTCGTCCAGACAGAAGGTGACACGCTCCTGGTCCCGACACAAAGTCCACACCACACTGTTGCAAAAAAGCCGCGTCCGGCGGGACAGACAGGACATGAGACGAGCTCCATGCCTCCTACAAGCCAGCTACAGGCAACGGCCGGCTGAGAGTCCAGCGGGTTCGTTTCCTACCTGGGGCAGGGTTAGAGGGCAGGTGGGGGGGGAGAGAGCTCAGGGTCCAGGACAGAAGGGGAGTTGGGGCTTAGGAATGCTGAGCATCTATACCTGCAGGGCTCAGCACCAGAGCCTGGAGGATGTCTGACAGGGAAACGATGCCCTCGATACTGGAGCGTTCGTCTACCACCACCAACCGATGCACCTAAAACACACGACACACAGTTTCCAATGAGATCTGGAGTTAATCACCGGTTGTTCGCGAGCACAATGTGCTTACTTCAGCTTTCACTATTCTGTCCACAATGGTCTCCATTGTTTCCATTTTATGGCACTTCATGACTCCTTCAAAGTACTGCGAGCGATGCTTCAGAGCTTGGGTCACTGTAATGTCCAGGTTGTTGTAGGTCTTCTCAGCAGCCAAGTTCTGCAAACACATAGAGGAAAACGATACTTAACAAAGAAGTtcaacatttaatgttttaggTATTTAGTTTCTTCAAACACAGAAGCTGCGGTTTCAACTTACAATCACATCAAACTTGGAGTAAATATCCACAACTTTGCCtgtcggagaaaaaaaaaaaaatcagtttatttaGTTATGTTAATAATTTCTATACCAGCAGTACTGGGATTGTGTTCTCACCTGAGTCATCCACCACAGGTAAAGCAGAAACTCGTCTCTCCACAAAGATGTTGAGCGCTTTGATGATGGGTGTGTCCGGGTGGATGAAAGCAATTTCGTGGTACGTCCCGATGCCCAGTTCGCCCAGAGTCTGCTTCATAAAAGCTGGCTTTGGCATTTCACACATCTGGGACACACAGACAACGAGGCGGCAATGAGACACCACCGTTAACACAATACATCTCAGAACACACTTTATTAATTTCCACAGAaaaaccaccagggggcgccaGACAAAGGAAAGTGAGACGAGACATGAGGAGCATATTGAAGGTTCTTAATAAACACATCGATTAGCGCTTCTCCACCAGCGGACTGACAGTGACGTGTGTAGGACTCACAAACAGCTGGAGGAACTTGAGGATCCTCTTGTGTGTGAGAATATAAAGTGCATTCCCTGTGACGGGGTCGATGACGGGCAAGCGgtggattttgtttttgatgagggTGTACACTGCATCAAACAGGCTGCGAACACAGCAAACGCGATGATTAGTCACAAGTAGCGCAGTCGAAATCTGCTCGCactcaccaatgtgtgacaaagcgttgtcatttcagtttcagaacGCGTACCTTGCATCTGGTGATATGTTGACCAGAGGTTTGAATGTTGCTTGAAGGTAAACCTCTGTGGATAAAAACGCTAGTATGTTACGTTTCTGCTAATGACGCTGATAAAAAGCATTTATACGTACATAACCATAACACTTACCTCTCCACGTCTCAAGCTTATGTTCCTCTAATTCATAAATTTGCACCTGAAATGTGAGAAAGAgaagtttgtttaaaaaaacaggGGGATCCTCAGTGGAACGTGTGAACCTCATCTATGAATTAGACCTACCATTGGCGACTTATAGTATCTGTGTAGTATGATGATGAAATCTGTGATTGTCAGCATTCCTGCCGTGAAAACAAGAATTAAAACGCATCGTGCGTGTAAACAGCAGACAAGGCCGAGCTTGCAGGCATtgtgaaacagagaagagacgGCGTTTACAAGGGCGTGGCTCAAACAACACATCGCTGACTCCCGGCTTTATTCTCACACTGACTctgcatttattattcatcacaGGCCGACTTGCACTAAAGCACAACAAATCCACGGCTGCTCTGCCTTTTGACACGGCCTCTCAGCCGGGAGGTTTATTTTTGCGAAAGTCTGCAGAGCTGTTATTCTCTCTATTTCTGTACAACCTTTCTAGACTCTGAGGAGTCATCGCTGTGTTTAATGGTTTATGACAGCTCTAATGACTTCTACTCAATATAGCATCATGCTCCACTGGCCACGACCAGCAGCAATAATACAgagtgtttcctctgtgttcatTTGGAAGTGGCACACAAGCATAACAAGGAAATTTTCCATCTCTCTTTAGAGACACTGTCAATAAATATTAGCATAGAAAAAGATTTACTTCACATTTAGGGTGGATTCACAGTTCTAGCTTCTCGTGGTATGAACCAAGActgaaaaagtaattttacttttttaggaTATATGTTTTGCAACAGAACTTCTAAAACTTGTTGTTTACTGGGTTAAATGTGCATGTTGAATGTATAGTGGTATTTACACTAACTGAGAACCCataaaaaactatattaaaatgtatatagGGGTCGCAAAAGTGCCAGGAATGATTctactacacacacaaactttttcCTGAGCCTCTCCCAAAAGATCAAAATAGCTCCTAGGATGAGAGGAACCAGGGACACATTTGATCTTTGAAATCATAGAATCAAGTAGAGTATTTACATCTTCAGCAGAGGGAGACTCGGTGTCTAGATGAGTCTGATTCTGGTTGTTTGGAGCACACAGCGTT encodes:
- the LOC125010514 gene encoding 5'-AMP-activated protein kinase subunit gamma-1-like isoform X3 — translated: MKRFGSLRRSKKRKEQDGLGGRHQSEASCLSASGRSTPPSTPTQASSQPVFTQEAQPSGPSPERPEPSSRTRSLSTPPDTGQRLSLPSAKPPIPSSSPVPPYSTSQQVYGLFEGMLEKLELDDDAAEPESDIYMRFMKSHKCYDIVPTSSKLVVFDTALQVKKAFFALVANGVRAAPLWDTEKQSFVGMLTITDFIIILHRYYKSPMVQIYELEEHKLETWREVYLQATFKPLVNISPDASLFDAVYTLIKNKIHRLPVIDPVTGNALYILTHKRILKFLQLFMCEMPKPAFMKQTLGELGIGTYHEIAFIHPDTPIIKALNIFVERRVSALPVVDDSGKVVDIYSKFDVINLAAEKTYNNLDITVTQALKHRSQYFEGVMKCHKMETMETIVDRIVKAEVHRLVVVDERSSIEGIVSLSDILQALVLSPADACKEESLTE